A part of Aegilops tauschii subsp. strangulata cultivar AL8/78 chromosome 2, Aet v6.0, whole genome shotgun sequence genomic DNA contains:
- the LOC109762328 gene encoding exopolygalacturonase isoform X1: MEVWPPLLVVILMLCVVSPCCGLEAVAKNVTVAQLLPMSSYHGGLATYNAKNFGAEGNGTNDDTKALMAAWKAACGASGTVTLLIPPGTYYIGPTKFHGPCKASAITFLLQGTLKAATDLRRFGNDWIEFGWVKDLTVAGQNNAIINGQGAASWPFNKCPIRKDCKVLPISVLFVNNQNTVVRDIKSVNSKFFHIALLQSKNMKLINIQINAPENSPNTDGIHIERSTGVVISDTRISTGDDCISIGQGSDNIDIARVHCGPGHGMSIGSLGRYVDEGDVTRVHVRNMTFVGTMNGVRIKTWENSPTKSLAAHMLFENMVMKDVQNPIIIDQKYCPYYDCEHKHVSGVTLKDITFKNIKGTSSMPVAVLLRCGVPCQGVVLQDVDLKYMGEGGSSSKCENAMATYVGYQHPEPCA; the protein is encoded by the exons ATGGAGGTGTGGCCACCGCTGCTGGTTGTCATCCTCATGCTCTGTGTTGTCTCTCCCTGCTGCGGCCTTGAGGCCGTGGCCAAGAACGTGACTGTGGCACAACTACTCCCGATGTCGTCGTACCATGGGGGTTTGGCTACCTACAATGCCAAGAACTTCGGCGCTGAAGGCAACGGCACCAACGACGATACCAAA GCGTTGATGGCAGCATGGAAGGCAGCGTGCGGGGCATCTGGCACGGTGACGCTGTTGATCCCGCCGGGGACGTACTACATCGGGCCGACGAAGTTCCATGGTCCCTGCAAAGCCTCCGCCATCACTTTCTTGCTCCAG GGGACGCTCAAGGCGGCGACGGATCTGAGGCGTTTTGGCAACGACTGGATCGAGTTTGGGTGGGTGAAAGACCTCACCGTGGCCGGACAGAACAATGCCATCATCAATGGCCAGGGCGCCGCCTCCTGGCCCTTCAACAAGTGTCCCATCCGAAAGGACTGCAAAGTCCTCCCCATT AGCGTGCTGTTCGTGAACAACCAGAACACGGTGGTGCGGGACATCAAGTCGGTAAACAGCAAGTTCTTCCACATCGCACTGCTGCAGAGTAAGAATATGAAGTTGATAAACATCCAGATCAACGCGCCCGAGAACAGCCCAAACACAGATGGCATCCACATCGAGCGAAGCACGGGCGTGGTGATCTCCGACACCCGCATCAGCACCGGCGACGACTGCATCTCCATCGGCCAAGGGAGCGACAACATCGACATCGCCCGCGTCCACTGCGGCCCAGGGCACGGCATGAGCATCGGCAGCCTTGGACGGTACGTGGACGAGGGTGACGTCACCCGCGTCCACGTCAGGAACATGACCTTCGTGGGCACCATGAACGGCGTCCGGATCAAGACGTGGGAGAACTCCCCTACCAAGAGCCTGGCCGCGCACATGCTGTTTGAGAACATGGTGATGAAGGACGTGCAGAACCCCATCATCATCGACCAGAAGTACTGCCCTTACTACGACTGCGAGCACAAACACGTCTCCGGGGTCACCCTCAAGGACATCACGTTCAAGAACATCAAGGGGACGTCGTCGATGCCGGTGGCCGTGCTGCTCCGGTGCGGCGTGCCGTGCCAGGGCGTCGTGCTGCAGGACGTCGACCTGAAGTACATGGGAGAGGGAGGCTCCTCGTCGAAGTGCGAGAACGCCATGGCCACGTACGTTGGCTACCAGCACCCAGAACCATGCGCCTAG
- the LOC109762328 gene encoding exopolygalacturonase isoform X2, which translates to MEGSVRGIWHGDAVDPAGDVLHRADEVPWSLQSLRHHFLAPGDAQGGDGSEAFWQRLDRVWVGERPHRGRTEQCHHQWPGRRLLALQQVSHPKGLQSPPHLQSVLFVNNQNTVVRDIKSVNSKFFHIALLQSKNMKLINIQINAPENSPNTDGIHIERSTGVVISDTRISTGDDCISIGQGSDNIDIARVHCGPGHGMSIGSLGRYVDEGDVTRVHVRNMTFVGTMNGVRIKTWENSPTKSLAAHMLFENMVMKDVQNPIIIDQKYCPYYDCEHKHVSGVTLKDITFKNIKGTSSMPVAVLLRCGVPCQGVVLQDVDLKYMGEGGSSSKCENAMATYVGYQHPEPCA; encoded by the exons ATGGAAGGCAGCGTGCGGGGCATCTGGCACGGTGACGCTGTTGATCCCGCCGGGGACGTACTACATCGGGCCGACGAAGTTCCATGGTCCCTGCAAAGCCTCCGCCATCACTTTCTTGCTCCAG GGGACGCTCAAGGCGGCGACGGATCTGAGGCGTTTTGGCAACGACTGGATCGAGTTTGGGTGGGTGAAAGACCTCACCGTGGCCGGACAGAACAATGCCATCATCAATGGCCAGGGCGCCGCCTCCTGGCCCTTCAACAAGTGTCCCATCCGAAAGGACTGCAAAGTCCTCCCCATT TGCAGAGCGTGCTGTTCGTGAACAACCAGAACACGGTGGTGCGGGACATCAAGTCGGTAAACAGCAAGTTCTTCCACATCGCACTGCTGCAGAGTAAGAATATGAAGTTGATAAACATCCAGATCAACGCGCCCGAGAACAGCCCAAACACAGATGGCATCCACATCGAGCGAAGCACGGGCGTGGTGATCTCCGACACCCGCATCAGCACCGGCGACGACTGCATCTCCATCGGCCAAGGGAGCGACAACATCGACATCGCCCGCGTCCACTGCGGCCCAGGGCACGGCATGAGCATCGGCAGCCTTGGACGGTACGTGGACGAGGGTGACGTCACCCGCGTCCACGTCAGGAACATGACCTTCGTGGGCACCATGAACGGCGTCCGGATCAAGACGTGGGAGAACTCCCCTACCAAGAGCCTGGCCGCGCACATGCTGTTTGAGAACATGGTGATGAAGGACGTGCAGAACCCCATCATCATCGACCAGAAGTACTGCCCTTACTACGACTGCGAGCACAAACACGTCTCCGGGGTCACCCTCAAGGACATCACGTTCAAGAACATCAAGGGGACGTCGTCGATGCCGGTGGCCGTGCTGCTCCGGTGCGGCGTGCCGTGCCAGGGCGTCGTGCTGCAGGACGTCGACCTGAAGTACATGGGAGAGGGAGGCTCCTCGTCGAAGTGCGAGAACGCCATGGCCACGTACGTTGGCTACCAGCACCCAGAACCATGCGCCTAG